A region of the Silene latifolia isolate original U9 population chromosome 9, ASM4854445v1, whole genome shotgun sequence genome:
GTTATTATGAAAGTTGTACAAGATGATCATATGTACGGAGTATTGCCTATTTATACAAGATACTAACCGACTTGTAACAAACTCCAACAGTTAGTTAACTAATTATGTTAGTCTTAGCTGTTAGTATAATTGAGCATCAGGCTGTCACATAAATCCTTGTGTTCCTTTAGTGATTGAAGATGCAAAATGCTGTGTACAGGAGAAGGATAGATTGTTTGGTCACTAGCCCATATAGAGGATCCCAAAATCGAACGAGAAATCTCCCACCCTTGTCACTCGATGCGAGTGTAAAGTTAACTTTATGAACTCGATCACTACCCTTGTAGTTCACAATCGCCTTGTAGGGATAACAATAATGTAAATGCAGTTAGTAGAGATGATGGTGAAAACTATTCGAATGCATTCAGCCTAGCACAAAAAAGACCGCAAGGTCAACAACTTTGTATAGGTGATCGAACAATTAGGAAGCTTTTGGAGTCTAAGTACCGGAGAATAGCTTCCAGAGCAAGGGATGAAGATCTTACCGACTCTGGTAAGTTGTACTCCATTAGTTTTATTGGTTTCTTTACGCTTTCTTTTTTGGAATGTTTCAAtgctttcttttgatttttttgtgtaACTACACGAATCTCACACTATTCGCTTCCACTTTCTCCCGTGTCCTAAAAAATGGTGTCAAACCAAAGTGTAAACTGTAAAGAACACTGAAACACAGGGAATAGCTTGCGTCGACTTGATTATGTGAGCTTATTGGTTGATAATTATCATTGTATTTATCTGATGAGTTGGGTTGTCTTATCGGTGTGCAGAAGTACGTTGCATGTTCAGCAGCAGAAAAACTGGCTTTAAACGCCAAAGATCGCAGAGAATTTACCCATTTAAGAGGAGGAGGTTTTATCACCATAGTTCAAGTTCTCATGTTGATATTAGCTACAACAAGAGTGTTTATAATTATCCTGACAAGGATGTTGATGCAAATGCCTCAGGTTTTGGCTCAATGGGAGGTGTGTCATTTGCTATTGTGCTGATTACAATCTACTAATATGTGAAACACCCTGCTAATTGTAAATCGTCTTGTTAGTCAATGGTTCGTCTGCCTGTGTTGCTGGCCAAAGCACAACATTTTCATCCAAAGGATCCCGTGGTATGATAATATCACTATATGGAACAATTCATATATTCCTTCTATATCAGTCAATAAGCCTCGAGGTTCAAAACTTTCGCATAAGAAAAGGTCAATGAAGTTTATTGATTTAAATGGAATTAGGATTTTGTTTTTCAATAACTTTGATTGTTTGTTAGTGGAGTATTCATGTCAGGATGTTTTTCAAATGCTGCAGTGAAGCTTAGGATCAAGTCCTTTCGTGTGCCAGAGCTTTTGATTGAGATGCCAGAGACAGCAAGTATTGGTTCACTTAAGGTATATTATTTGTGTATATTAGAAGTTTTATTGTCAAGCTCATCTCAATATCTCATTATGAATCTCGATCTTTTCGATTTTAAGGGCCCTCTTAAGATATAGAATTGTTCTATTTAAGATTTCATTAAGTTTCTGTAGTAATCTGCCCCACATCTCCTATGTTCAATTCACTAATTTCAAGTTTCCTATCACCACAGAGGACGATAATGAAATCGGTTTCTGCCTCACTTGGAGGTGGCCTGCTTGTGGGGGTTTTTCTTCAGGGAAAAAAAGATAAGAGATGATAATATAACCCTTGTACAGTCTGGTCCGTGTACCTGTGTGCTCTGAAGATAATTCTCTTATCGTCTCACCTGGTGTCGTGCCCTAGCCTATATCTAGGTGAGTTCCCATTCCCTTCAGTAGTTGTGTGTCTGTTTCTTCGCTTGTAGAAGTTGTTTGGACAATTCCGGGTAAGCATTCTTTGGTGTAAACCATCGATTTTAGTTTGGATTCAATTGTGGTGGGATCACATGGGCAGTGGAGTTTTTCCTCTTGCCTTCGTAAATTTCAGCCTTGTGACATATGTTTGAGGTAGGTCAACTTCGTGAGGAGCTAATAGCTATGGACGTCTTTTCTTTTCTACCACTCTGCTAATTAACCGTGACTCAATGAGATGATTACAAAAAGTGGCCCTGTTGTTCAACCATGATGTGATAATAGAATCGTTTTAGATTGTCATGTAGTGTCTTTGTCGTACTTATTTGTTTCACCTGTGATAATAGACAAATTTGTTGGGCAAACATTAAATAGACGTTATTTTCTCAGGTGTCCCCTCACAACTCCAATCCAGCAAGCAACTTCAAAAAGTTCAAATCTTTTTCAAGTAAAACACTTATCTCTTTCTCGTATATATTTATAGGTTACATTGATAATTTTTACTGATGGAACATGTAACGCGTTTCCAAATAGCAAATGAAcaataattatgaaatgaaaggAATCAAAGCTTTGTTGGGTTTTCTGGGGTTTTACGAAAAAAATTGATGAGTGTTTATCATCCATGTTTAACAAAGAAATACAACATTTACCTGGTTTTGATTACTTAAAACGATTAAGAAATGGGGATTCGGACATAGTTGCTAGAAATTCGGTGTTGATTTTATTCAAAAGGCGGGCTTTTTTAGTCTctcgatattttttttttcttatctttTTATTTACCTTTTcttgtttaagaccgtcttaacttaagGCGGTTCTCATACGCAATCAAAATAGATGTGGAAAATTAAAGGAGGTTGTGAGATGTCTTGAGTGAAGACGGTCTTAAGCAAGACCAAATGcttttaatttgattatttacatTAAGGCGGTTATCATACCCAATCAAAATAGATGTGGAAAATTAAAAGAGATTGTGAGGTGTCTTGAGTgaagatggtcttaagcaagaccaAATGCTTTTAGTTTGATTATTTACATTTCAATAGTTCATCGGATTACATTATGTTATGTCTCCTTTGTCCCTATTTTAGTTATATTGCATGTCAAACTGCTATTTGTCACATTTTCTTGTCAAGATGGTTATTTGTAGCTGATTTCTAGATGTTGGTTAGTTTGATCTATTAGCAAGGTTGTTTAATTGGTTTAAAGGGTCACATGAAAATTAATGATCTTATAAATAAAGAAGCCATATGATATTTACAGTGATGATAATTCTTACTTCCTCCGTCCCAACTCCCACGTCCcactcatttgtttaccttttttctttattctttgtgagggtattctaatctttggtaaacaaatgactgagatggagggagtagtaCCTAATTACCTAAAGTCCTTGCATCAGCATGAGGGTGAAGTTTGTTATGAAATGGGATGAAATGGGGGTATATTTGGGAGCGGCCTAGATTATGCTAATGGGCCACCTATATAACTATGTAAATAAATTTGATTATTTGTTTGAAATGTTCCTATTTACAGGGGTCAACACTCGGCCTTTGCTAATCATTGAGCACGCTCCGAAACATTATTGTTGAATATTTGGTTGAGATTTTAGTATTTATACTAATGAAATTCTTCTTGAAAATTGCAGAATTACGAATAATGGCACAAAAAGGTCTTCACCAGGAAAACTTCCAGCAAGTCTAACAGGTATAAACACAACTTTTGCTATCAAGTCTAACCGAAAccaaagagaaaatacaactgaCCCAAACAAAGCATATTTAGAAGATTGCATCATAATACGAAAATTAACCCATTTCCTCATTATAGATGAACCAGACCAGCATTAGTCCACTATAAACTTCAAAAGGCAAATAGACTATAAATAAGGGGCGAGCATTAAACGCAATACCGCAAAAATGGGTTGCCGCTTAGCATTCCACCAATTCTTGACGGATATAAGCAAGTCTAGGTAAGTATAGCATTAGTCCACTATAAACTGCTTTATGAAATAATAAATGTCTACCAGTGGTCCTAATTATGCCATATACGAGACTGATTCTGCGAAGAATATTAAGAATAAGGTCGAACTTTACATTGATTATAACTCATGTAGCTTACCTTTTAAAATGGGCACATGACTGAAACATGAGAGTAGTTAGTTATCTTTACCTTCTTTATTAGTTTGGGAGGACTTAAGAGTCAGGATCTCATGTTTGATGTATTAAGACAATCTTGCAAGAGTCCTTTTAGAATTTAGATGTATAATGCTTGTTTATTACTTAGAAACTCCTAACTTAACTGTTATGTAACTATTAGATTCTCTGGAATGTCTTTAGATTTGTAAGGCTGCATATTTCAGGAGTAAAGTTAACACACTCTAGACAAATCAGGTGGTGAGCCATGCACTTATGCGAGTGAGTATTCAATGAGTAATTGCTTTGATGCTGATTTGGAACTCAGTAGGTTAACCATAGTAGTTGCTTACAGCAGAACAACAAAGTGAAATTGCCAGTCTGATTTATCTGTTGCACAGTTCTGTCAAAACCTTGGGTTCTTCTAAAAGAGTACCCTTTTTCTAGCTAGCGCTAATGTTGCAAGAAGTCAACGAACATTAGAAGCTTACCTCAAAAGACCCTCTTTCTCAAGTTTTAAGCTTCTCTTGCTTTTATAGATGGTAGGTTTAGGTTAGCTTGGTATTGTTTTGTGTATGTGTATAAGAACATAAACTCTAGAATGGAGACATATCAGTCCAAACAAATACTTGTAGAATAGGTGCTTATTGGTTAACAAGGGAGTATGCATGAATATGTCTGAGTTTAGATAATTTGTCCAATAATATAAAATGATGTAGAATAGTTGACATTGAGGAAGTTGTCCAGAAAATTGACTGTTTCCAGCAAAGTGCGAGTTATAGGTCATGCAAACATAGATGATTTATGCTCTCGTTGTCCTTGATATTCCCCGAAAAGTGTGAGTTATAGATAGTCAGGAAAACATAGACCTGTTCCACTTGTATTACCAAAGTATGCGTGTCATTCTCCTCGGCAAGCATGAGTTGCTGTTTTTTTTAAATGTTGTTAAACTAATTAAGACCATGTCACTTTTGCTAATAACCCGTCTGTTTAACGAGAATTTACATATTATTGTATTCAAAATGTTTGTAATATTGTTTACTGTAAGTGAATATTGGCAAAACTAAACATTGTTTGACCAACAAAGTTAAAGGGACAATATTTTCTGGAGAGGCATAAATAAGTTTGGTTTTAGATATTCCACATATCTGATTTAGAGCACACTGGTATATTGTTATATCCCCCTTCTTTGTATGGTTTAAGCCTATTCTTATCAAGTTATTTCATTTATGTTTCTACACTAATTCGCTTAACATAGTTGCTCGAGTTGTGATCTTTAAGATTTATATAATGAATCGTGTGTTTCTTATTCTCACAGATCAAAGCCAAAAATCCATCTTGAAACTTGGGTCATCGTATCCTTTTTAAGTATTAAAAGGCTTACTTGTGGTTCAACTTAGTGATGATTTTGATCAGATCGATGAGGAGTCTTTAGTAACCGAGGAATGACGTAAAAAGCCACAATTGCCCCTGGTAAAGTCGTTTATTTGTCTCCAAATATTTCCTTTTCATCAAATAGTCCACCAGAGTATCTGCATATTAATTCAAGCGGTCATTACACACTCAGGTGTTGTTCCTTGTTGTGCCATGTGCATATACCTGATTAAACAGTGCTTTGTTGGGGTCATTTATATCTGTGTTTCCTGGAAGTAGTTTCTCTTAGGgattagtgttttttttttttgaatttgttaGGTGTTGATGTTGTCGTTTACATGACTTGGAGTCAAGTTATGGGAGTTAGCTTGTCTGCGAAAAGGGGCGATAAGTCGTTTTGCTCTTAATCTTCGCGAAATGACAGTAATCGGCCACTTCATCATGTTCATACTATGTCTTAAACACCTTATTCTTACCATAAACCACAAGAGTAGTGTGTTTCTTACTTTCTGATTGATTAGAAATGTGGAGTATAGGAAAATTAAACTTTAGGTCAATAATGAGAAATTAAAGTGAGCATAATAATTTATAATGACATCTCATTTAAGAACGTTTTACATGTACGATAACTTCCTTCTTATGCTGCGTGGTCCATTGAATGCGTATATTTTTTAATGATATTGTTCAATTTATACTTTGGGTTGATTGATTATGTGTAATTCCATGTCATATTCTTGATTGTCATGGCACACACCTGACACGAGTACGAGCGTATGACTCTGAATGTTAAGAATCAAGAGTAAACATAATTGACGATAAACTTGTGTTGTATAACATTGGTGACATGTAAAACTTCTGAATTTCAGTTATTAACAGAAGGAGAATCGATGGAAAATGAGCCAAATGATTTCGACGTAGACGCCATGGATGGTTAGGAATCAAATGAGACGAAGAAAGAGCTTAAGAAGCCCGACAAAATTCTCCCATGGCTGTCTAAGGTGTAATAGAATGGACACTAAATTTTGCTACAACTACAATGTTAGCCAGCTGAAACACATATGTCGGAGGTCAAAGATACTGGACTGCTGGTGGGACCATACGGACGGTTTTTGTAATAGAGATGAAATTATGAACTAATGTTGTAAATGATCTTTGGTTTATCATTGGTTGCCATTTAGGTGTTCTATACTTCTATGCTCGTTCGCCTTATTTATAAGCTACGTAACGAGCATATCACATGCTTAGGAATTGGCTTCCTTCGTGTTTTGCCTACTATACCGATTGTTCACGCATCTATTTGGGTGTTTGAAAGAGCGTAATTTTTCCTCGTCAAGGCAGCTGCTTTCTATCGACTTACTTCCGCTTAGAATTCTaccaaattggggcaccgcgcccggtagggcgcggtgcaacaactagtaaattttaaaggttttaaattttgattttatgGTTTTCCAATAACTAAATGATGAGAGTATCCTACTCCCTACTCATGGGAGTAGGATATAATTTACCCTATTATTCAAATTGGCTACATGCTGTTATATGTTTGCTCAACGTGTAAGCTCGGTTTTGATGAGGAACCGTTTTAGTTAAGTTAAATTAAGTTAAATTTGCTTTGGATCTTTTAAAATTAGTTTAATCTAATTTAATGGAACGCTTAATTTGATTTTTAACGTGCGGTTTAAGGGCCCACATTAAGAAGTCATTAAAAATTGCAAAAATGAGTTCATCTCTAAATTTACCATAAAATTAtgggtttttttgtcaaaaactaccttatatttagatgtatttgtaaaaatactaccttacattattttttttgttttcaactacctttgttttctttatttttggtcaataactacctacgCTAAGAATCTAAACATATTTGGTCTATTTTCCGGCTTTAACttatctcacatgactcttttATATTTTAATCTTAGTAAGGCCCGATTTTGGGAAGTCATAAAGTACTTACGCTAAACTTTAGTAGATGTTTGTAGTAattattgaaatgtgaaattCATTAATTTTGATTATCTGAAGTTAAATTTTGGTTTGGACGcagttgatcattgttgtttgatgttaaaaaagtcatgtgagataggtTAATGTCACTAAATCGACCAAATCTCGTCATATTTTCAGCgtaggtagtttttgaccaaaaaatgagaaaacaaaggtagtctaaaacaagaaaaataatataaggtagtttttttacaaatacccctaaatataaggtagtttttgacaaaaaactctAAAATTATTCTGAAAATCTTTTCTTTTATGGCTTCTTAATGTGTACCtttagggcacacgttagaaaaatccAAGTATTGAAATGTTTTATTGGAGTTAGAGGTGGAGGTGGGTCTATTGGGCCGTGCAATGGATGGCGGCTCATACACGCCTCATGACCTAAGCAATTCCTCTACTTTAACCTTATTTTGTATTTTAGGCTTAGAGTTGGACTTTGGTGCGGGTCAGCCCGA
Encoded here:
- the LOC141598974 gene encoding uncharacterized protein LOC141598974 isoform X3, whose translation is MKILPTLKYVACSAAEKLALNAKDRREFTHLRGGGFGSMGVNGSSACVAGQSTTFSSKGSRVKLRIKSFRVPELLIEMPETASIGSLKNYE
- the LOC141598974 gene encoding telomere repeat-binding protein 5-like isoform X1 → MFSSRKTGFKRQRSQRIYPFKRRRFYHHSSSSHVDISYNKSVYNYPDKDVDANASGFGSMGVKLRIKSFRVPELLIEMPETASIGSLKVSPHNSNPASNFKKFKSFSIFILMKFFLKIAELRIMAQKGLHQENFQQV
- the LOC141598974 gene encoding telomere repeat-binding protein 1-like isoform X2; this encodes MFSSRKTGFKRQRSQRIYPFKRRRFYHHSSSSHVDISYNKSVYNYPDKDVDANASGFGSMGVKLRIKSFRVPELLIEMPETASIGSLKNYE